Genomic window (Desulfonatronum thiosulfatophilum):
CAAGGACGCCAAGAAAAGCATTTTTGAGAGGGAGCAGAGAATGAATGGATTCTGTTTGCGTCCATCGCCGACAGTCCGAGAACCTTTTGTCTCCGGCATCTTTCCAGCAGGAGCCAAAATTCTTTGCGCCCTTGGCGACTTATGCGAAGCGAGCGGTTCCCTTTTTCCAGGTCAACCATCACCCCCCAACCTCTTCATCGAATACACCCCATACACCCCGCCAACCGGCGTAAACCTCCGCTCATCCTTGGAATTCAGCAGGTGTTTCACACCGTCGAAGACCTCGGCCACGAACTCTTTTGAGCCGATGATGCCGCTGTCCGTGAAATACCGGCACCGGTGGCGGAAGACGTCGGCGCGGCTGAGGCGGTAGCCTTTTTTGCGTTCACGTTTGACCAGTTCCGGATCGAGCTGCTTGCCCTTGCCGGCATCCATGGCTCCGGTTTCGTATACGAACTGCCGGTATTTCCGAACGATCTCCTTTGGATCAAACTCGTTCCACTCCTTCAGGCCCAGGTCGAGGTCCAACAGGCCGTCCCGGTTGCCGGTCTGGACCAGGTATCCCAAACCGGACCAGCGATAATCCTCGGGTTTGCGAACCAGACCGGCCCGGACCGGATTCAGGTCCACATAGGCCAGCAGATTGACCAGGCTGGCTCCTTCCTGAACGATCATGCTCTTGAACCGGTCACCCCAGAAAAATCCTTTCCTGTTCCGACGCTTGTTGAAGTACCGCGTAAAGCCTTGCTTGATGTCCTTCACGAACGCTCCCAGGGTGACCAGTCGCCGACGATAGTCCTGCACCTGGTGCGGCATGATCACGGCATCATCGCCGAACTGCTTCCGGTAACGCTTCACGATCTCATCATCCGTTGCCGCCTCTTCAGTATGCATCCTGACAACAAGATGAAAATGGTTGCCCATTAAACTAAACCCCAACAAGTCAACAAAATAGAACTTGCTCAACCTGGCCACAATGGCCATCAGGTGATCCTTCTCGATATCCTGCAACGGAAAGCCCTCCAAGGCTGTCCTGGACATGACGTGATAAATCGTCGGACGATCTTCCCGAACAAATCTGGCTATGCGACCCATGATTGACTCCTTTGGCTGAAAAATAACCGGAGAAATGAAGCTAATCCCGGACAACTGCGCCTGTCAAATATGAACCTGTCCCTACTCTCCCCTGCAAATGTATGTCTGGTCGGTAACCAATCTCGACCCAAGCGAGAGAATAAAAACGTCGGCTGCGGGCAACAATTCATAGCACCCCGGATTTCTCAAGCCGGGATGTTCAGGGAATCTCCATCTTCCCACT
Coding sequences:
- a CDS encoding transposase, encoding MGRIARFVREDRPTIYHVMSRTALEGFPLQDIEKDHLMAIVARLSKFYFVDLLGFSLMGNHFHLVVRMHTEEAATDDEIVKRYRKQFGDDAVIMPHQVQDYRRRLVTLGAFVKDIKQGFTRYFNKRRNRKGFFWGDRFKSMIVQEGASLVNLLAYVDLNPVRAGLVRKPEDYRWSGLGYLVQTGNRDGLLDLDLGLKEWNEFDPKEIVRKYRQFVYETGAMDAGKGKQLDPELVKRERKKGYRLSRADVFRHRCRYFTDSGIIGSKEFVAEVFDGVKHLLNSKDERRFTPVGGVYGVYSMKRLGGDG